From Tachysurus fulvidraco isolate hzauxx_2018 chromosome 6, HZAU_PFXX_2.0, whole genome shotgun sequence:
gcgtgaggcgaacgtgctaaccactatgccacctaaaactaaaataaacctTCAGACACACCATCAGTATGATCAAACAAACTGACCATTAAAGGAACATCCCCAGATACCTCACTGTACAACATCGCTGAACCTTTTTGGAATCTTTAATTGCAATAAACCCCGGGGTTTTTCTGACTCTGCAAAATCTTCTAGATGAATGACTTCCACATCAAATGCTTATCAGATGTACTGCATGGTGGACAAGCTAAAAATAGCTGTTTCAGCTGAAAACTCCTCACTGCGTTAGATACTCGTTTTATATCATCATTTATAAATCTTCGCTGGTGGAGTCAAGTGGAGATTATCAGGAAGAGTAAGTAAGATTAGGAAGATTTGGTGTACTGCGTCTTTGTGCCAAACTGTACGCCGAGTTCTGatgatcatttaaaaatcatAGCCATCACCAGCCAATCAGCATTCAGTAAGCATTTGACAAGATTATCTGTTGAGCTACTTTCATGAAACCTGAACGGTTTGTTCATGAAAGGTTTGGTGCCTTTATTGTTCCGGATCTAGCAGGTCTCCcgggtggtccagcagcaggatcctgTGCTTCCTGGGCTGGGAACTAActcagccactgaagagttaactgtCTGGATAAAAATGTTAgtgttgcatcaggaagggcatctggtatAAAATGGACTATTTAAAAAGACGAGAGTGCACGGACCCCTTTGGtagatattcttcttcttctttcatgaACAGCAGGTGGCGTCGTTGTGATTTTCCTGGTCCACGTCCACTGCTTGGCACCATGTTAATGTGCTGAAAATGTCATCCATCATGATGAAGATCTACTCTGaagatttttacttttacttgctCTTTATAAAACGTTTTCCGTCTTAGACTCCTATGAGTTATTCTCAGAAGCCTTTCACACATCGGCGGTGATATTAACTAAGACACAAAACTCAGAACTGACTGAATGCTGTCCTTTTCTCGTGAACTTCCAGATAATCAGGCTCAAACTTCGGCTGTGCTTTTAACTCCCAGTATTCAGCACTGTTGGGCTTCATGTACATCACTGTTTGTTGTATTCTTTCTGAATGTAAATAGTGAGGTGCGATATAATCAGATgagtacagtgttgtattgtgATTGCACGGTAAACCGGACCTACAGGTGCCTTGGTGGCTTCGTCCCAGGATGTCTCGATAGAAAAGATTATGGTCTCGTAGAGGTGAAGGTCTGTTACTCGCACTGAACTCGGAACTGTTCACGATGCTTCTCAGTTCCTCATCCGAGTTGTATGACAAAGCATGTTGCTCCTCAAAATCACTGTACCTTTCTTCCAGAACAACATCTGTTGGACACTTAGACACTGGAAGAGTAGGGACATATTCATAAATGTGACCTGCCGAAGTCCTGATCTTTGCTACCGGTCTGTCAACGTAAATTATGTCGAAGGACCTGGAGTCCGTGTTTTTGCTCTTGTTCTTTTTGTGGCGTTTTATCTTGAACATGGTGAACAGACCAGCGGTGACGAATACAGTCGCAATGAAAATAAGGAGCAAAGTGAGAATGAGCACGGAAAGAGGAACCGTGGGATCTAGTGGATCGTAATCCAGCGTCGTCTTTAAAGTAACAGTGCTGCCTGGGAAGGATTCTTCTGATGGTGGAAGCAGGGACGTTTGACTTTTAGCCACAACAGGACAAAGTTCAGAGGGATGAACCGAGCGTAAATCCTCTCCACTGAATTTTGTTGGCGATTCGCAAATCACATCGTTCACCACGGTTCCAGAACTGAGCTCCTCCAGCCATTTTTTCATTTCCACAACTAAGCAGGAGCAATCCCAGGGGTTCTCGAACAGATCTATCTGCACCAAAGACGTCAAATCTGCCAAAACCCCGTCCACTGGCACATATCGTAGGTGATTGTTGCGCAGATTCAACCGTGCCAAGTTTGAACCCATGAAAACTCCCAGTGGCAAAGTTTTGAGAAGGTTATTGTTGAGGAATAAAAGTTGAAGATTGGGTACTTGCACAAAGGTCGCAGGTTCTATCTCTCTGATCACGTTGTACTCCAAGTAGAGAAACTGGAGACGCTCTAAGCCCGAGAACATATCGTCCGTAAGACGCTCTATTAAGTTTCCATTTAAATAAAGTCTCCGTAAGTTATGTAGCTCTGCAAATGTTTTGCTATGAACGACGGATATCCGATTATTGCCCAAGTGAAGCAGATCCAAGCCCGTAGTGTCCACGAAATCTGTACTGTGCAAAGAGCTGATGTAGTTTCCTGTGAGATACATCTTTTTTGGATTATATGGTTTGGGATTCAGATCCAAGATGCATTCAATTTTCCTCTCTTGGCAGTTCACGTTCAAGCCGAGATCTGAAATCTGGAGATTACAGGAGCATACGGTGGGACACTCAGGAGAGACTGGAGGTTTGGTTTGGTATCCTGCCACTGGCCCATAATTCTTTGGATTGCTGGATGAAACCCTCGGTGTCGGTCTGGTACGCAGCTTCCCTGACTGACGACTGCTCCTCGTGGGTTGTGTAGCACGGACAATATTCGAAGAAGCGATCGCCTCAGGTTTGTGAAATCCTTCGGCACCTATCTCATATTCAGCTACGGCTCTTCTTGGGCACAGCTCCTGCTTGGAGATCACGTCGAGGTCCCTTCCGTGAAGCCGGAAAGGAGTTTCACACACTACGTCTCCTGCTAACGCCGTGTACGATATGCTTTCGAGCCAGCCTTTGAGGCCAATAAGCTCACAAGTACAGTTCCAAGGATTCTCTTCTAGTTGTATTTCCACAATTTTGGATAAATGTTCAAGAAGTCCATGATAAGGAAGAACCTTAAGCTGGTTCCCTCTGAGATCTAGGTGGGTCAAAGAAACAGATTGGAAAACATTTTGGGGCAAGAAACCCAGCAGGTTATCATTCAAAATCAGCACGTCCAGACATCGTAACCCACTGAAGGTGTTGGACTCAATGCAGCGAATGTAATTATTGTCTACTTGAAGGTATTCTAGACTTTCCAGGCCAGTAAAAGTATCATCTCTGAGCACCTCGATCCTGTTGTTGTTTAAGTGTAAGCGCTTTAGTATGCCGAGTCCATTAAAAGCCCCGGTCTCTATTTCAGCTATGTCATTACTGCCCAGGTGTAAAATCCTGAGTCCCTCATAACGTGAGAAATCATCAAAGGAAAGTTTTTTCAGCAGATTTCCTGTGAgaaacagatgatgtgtgtcgaAGCGCAGAGATCCGACTTCAGAGAGACTCACGATTCCTCGTCTTTCACAGCTGGTTATCGAAATTCCATCTTTTTCTTCGCAAACACACAACCGTCCACAAACTTCCTCATAAACATCAAACGTCTCGCTAAAACAGATCGATATGGTGATAAACGAGAGCGCCGTTACGTAGACTTTCATGTTTATCGGCGTGGATGGTGCCAATCACTCAGTGTCATCTGACctagaaaatgaaagagagagagagagagagagagagagagagagagagagagataatacaGTTATGATGGAACTCTTGAATACACAGTACTATTGTACGATAGCACAAATACTGATGTTTAAAAGTGAACCATATGAAGATGTGTTTGCATGTGATGCACAGGTCCAGTGTAATGAATCATAAACAgttaatacacaaataaataaataaataaataaataaataaataaaatgaggaaaatgacaAGTATCGGTGATGACATGTGTGTAAATATCACTGCAAGCCTAAAGCCTATGACCTACATTTTTTACATGCAAATCatccttttttcattttttttatttattacagaaggATCTTCTTACCGCTGATGTGAAGATCCACAAAACATCTGTTACTAAATTCAGAACTGTTGATTCATTATATCGAAGAGGACGAATTCAGCAACATCTCCATCCTCCGCCTGCCTCCTtcttctctcgtctctctttcctccttctctcttttctcagtCTGTTTGGCTCTCGTCTTTTCTCTTTTAATCCTCTCACTTCTCTGGTTCCTTTTCTGCTTCTCTACTTAATTATTCCAAATATTTCCCCCTGatgtatgtttatgtaagaGAGCTGATATACAAGAGGACATGAgctgcagtctctctctctctctctctctctttctctctctccctctctctctatcactcgcTCCCTTctttgcgctctctctctcactcgctctcactctctttctctttgccaGTTTAGCCTGTCTCTGATTGGCTCTCCTCTATCACCCCTTGTCTTATCCTGATTGGCAGAAACAATACTCTTCATTTGCATCACACAACTGCACGTGTTACATTTCATCATGAAAATACTTCATGAGTGTGAAGAAATCTTCATcccttcaaataaaaatgtacatccATGATGTTAACATAACATGATGTTATCTTTATTGAGACACAcagtggccacgcctccttcactgagattgacagatacaaaggccacgcctcttttGTGACTTCAAATACTAAATAGACACAGATTCGAAAAGGATGTGCACTGTTTCTTGGTTGTTGTtttagttacacacacacacacacacacacacacacacacacacacacacacacacacacacacacacacacacacacacacacctccctatTATTATTCTGAATGTAATCTTTAATTCATGATTCCCTGATGTATTTAGGACACcgcatttcacacacacacacacacacacacacacacacacacacacacacacacacacacacacacacacacacacacacacacacacacacacacacacacacacacatgtattgcAGTGtttgtataaagtgtgtgtgtactgcagtTCATCACTGAGCCTTTAAATGGCACTGCCAAGCTCTGGAAGATATATCCTTATCCATATGGAtaagatgaacacacacacacacacacacacacacacacacacacacacacacacacacacacacacacacacacacaagaaaatatAACACCATAAATCAATCTTaagacactacagacaatttattttaaGGAGGTAAAAGAATCAGTTTAAGGTCAAACCACTAAACTGCAGATCAACTGactgcattacattacattctATATAAAGTCACACaatctagagagagagacagagagagagagagagagagagagagagagagagagagagagagagagagagacagagagagagagagagagagacagagagacagagagagagacagagacagagagagagagagagagagagagagagagagagagagagagatgataacatatagataatatatatatcgcGATATCTATATAcgatctatatatatctatatctctatccATCTAATACAATTATCTCTACCCGCCATATTACAGTTCTCTCCTACTATATCTATATAAATCTATTATCATCTCTCTCCAGATCTCTACGCTCTCTACTCACTCACAAATATTCTCTCATACAGATGCTCATTCTACGTCTCTCATGATATCCAATATATAGGATctagtatatacatatacattctATCtattgagatatatatataattatacagataaataaataataatacatatagacatatacatatatatagaatatatatacatatatcataTACACATtctatttatatacaatatatatatatatttacttatatatatcataagacatctctctctctcccttctctctctccacccctctctctctctctctctcgctatctctcCTTCTactctataatatatatatatatcgagaCCCTCCTACAGAGCGTAGCCAATTATAATTAGCTTTCAGCTGCAGCTGgctgaaaaataattaatccTTTTTTATTCTAAGAACAGACCGACACAATCTTTGCTGATTTGTGAAATGGCTTTAATTCAGGAGAGACTTTAACTCTCTTTTTAATCCTCTGCAGTAAAAACTATTCATTTCTAGTCTAAGTATTGTGACTAGTATAGTCGAGCTGTGGGATCAGTGGAGGTTTGCTGCTCTACCAGTTTAGTTCTGCTAAGTGTAGGAACTAAACATCATCCCCATGATAATCATCCCCATGATAATCACAATACAAACGATGTCCAGTTCATCCACCTGATTTCTTCAGCAGCAGTTGTATGCTGATGGTAGATTCATCTGTATTCTGTAAATCTTCTGTACATCACACTTAAGTTGTCTTTCTCTTAGTAGTTCATGAAGGTTTTCAGCTTAAAGGGTAAAAAGGCCACTACACCTGAGCTGGCTGCGCTTCTTAAAGAGCATCGCTGCGTGTCAAGTGGTGCTGGTTGGAGATATGAGATCTGACACATCGGGTAAGAAATAGGTCACAGTTAGCATCCTGAAGTCATACAGTGGGCAGTGCAGGGCAGGCATGCATTTGTTATATACAACAATTAAACATCTTTAATCATTTTACACCTCTCTGACATCTAAAAGCAATTTCTCTGATGACAAAATCTACATAATGATGAAAATCATCGAAGTTCAGATCAGCTTTTATAGCTggaaaatttattatatttattattaccaGGATATAGGATACTTGGCATTAATCCTCATCTAGAAATACACAACCCCATGTCATGATCACACGATGTCATGACCGTCCGTTTTAATTGATTCTCCTGATTTCTGCAGGCCACGAATTCTCCTTCATCGCGCTCAATCCACTTCCCAGGTAATGTTACTTGAATGTAATAATCAAATTTGAACATTTAGAATGcacttttgtgtttatgtgttgaaagaaagatgaggatatATTAAAAGGGAATCGGCGGTGGGTCATCGGGTCGTTATAGCTGACCTCCTTAACACAGTAAAAGTAGATAAGGCTCATGGGtaatgtagtatttagtttactgtccGATTTGACACacctgtaagaaattacagcaattgcacccaaattccactccaagatacacatctaaaagagctcattcctaaaaaggtatcataaggtaatacgtttaggactctaaacttgattcaattataaatatggggacggcagcaggacatcaaggatcaccacgaacaaagggtctacatgactgcgattaccatttaaagtgaccacttgggtgATAACAATtataacaataccaagacaaggtgtacgtgcccatgattaatatttaaagccatcagctagacaacaaggtgtagcccagccatttgggagacattcagttctgACACTCAAAACAGAACCTCATTTAAATgaccaaaagggaaaactgtatataaggcttgagcaggatttgctcggggttcttattgactccgacgaacccaaagtacgccatgtGTTTTGTCACTGCTTTGCTGggataaacttcttgttcttcattaagatcttcaacatcatcgtcttatttttacacaatgcattttttatttcttacacacCAAAAAGATGGAAAAACGGCTTTTCTCACAAAAGAATGAGCAACAACAATGCTTCtgagtggcagaaagaaaaacgtggTTCAGACACaaaagatgcttcctattgaaatacattagatcgaaagctgagtgacacgaaaaaaagggaaattccACGAACCCGAATCAATAGACTAAATTTTCGTGACACATCTCTGAAACATCAACATGAAAATAAGGCTAGACTTGACAAAAACATCACCATGTGCTCACGTCAGACATGAGCTTTATACACATGTCCATGTTTCTGCTGGATCTTTCTGATTTGAATGATATGGCACTTTTCATACATTTAAGACAAATcgaatatgaaatgaaacaaaaaagaagaaaatgtataaaatatatcacaaaaaatgtcgaaatggaataaaaaaataatagaaaattttaatattaagaaataatacaaatttaatAGAAGAGTAAAATAAGTGTCAATGTAAAGCAAATTCCGTAGAATATTTGCAGTTAATTGGATATTCTAGATTAATACGTCCTTTGTTTTTTCTccaggtttattgtttattgtctttttgtgatttttttgaaTGCTCACTCATACTGACGTACTCTGATGTTAAACTGTGGAGCGTCTACACGAGCGTGTAAAGATTGGCAGGTCtggtaatgtaatgtaatataatcaGAGTAAATGTCACTTGATTTCAGTTCATACTCTAATCTCTACACTGTAGTGCAGTGCGAGTGGAATGgtgtattttttctctcttggaTTTTGTAGTGTTTAAAAGCAAAGCCTTTAAAGTTGTCTCCCTTGGAGGAAAAGTATAATTAACCACATGTACTGCTGGGCTTCATCTTCCTCCAAACCCGAGGGGACAGATGCCCGATGATCACGTCATACACATTCCTCCACACGACAGCAGCCTCTTCCCTGTACACCAGTGTGAGCTGCTTATCTGAGGAAAACCGATAACAAGCTCCTCTTAAATTGTAATTGAAGCACAGCTGCGTTCGGAGCCGTCGATATCCTACTCATGCTCATTAACCTCCATATGTGGCTCATTAAcctccatttttattttaaaaaaaaaaacgattaatattataatactcCTTTCTGCTTATTTCACACAAAAAGTCTAGAATGTTCATTAAtccatatacatatacacatctGGACAATGCTGCTGCTTGGTTCACGTCCTTCACGCCACCTTCTTGCTAaattctctctccttttcccttCACTATGTTTTGCATTTCTGGACTCAGATCCTCTGCAGGTTGAGAGAATTCActaaagatggagagagagagagagaggaagagtaTGAGATCAGTGTTATATAAGTGAGGATGACTCACACACGACCGTCGGCTCGCTGATCTAATCCAAATTTCTCCTGATTAGAACAAGCAGAACCAGACAGCGTTGAGGGAGATGtcaagcagtgtgtgtgcatcatgttttatacatatacaaagaTAAGAGGAAAATCATGTTCTCTATCACATActgtaattaaaacacacaacaaggaGGGAGGTGCAGggtcctaacacacacacacacacacacacacacacacacacacacacacacacacacacacacaaaacaaaaactattcaattttacataaatcatttcattattttaatgttttgagtgaataaaaataagaacaatccactaaactgtatataaactaAACATACCTGAATAACTAGATAAAGCAGTGGTAATTATTATGTAGTTACCATTTGCTAGAATGGAATGCTAGTAGCCTACTGTACGCTAACACTGGTCAGGTTTCACTGGTCAGGTTTCACTGGATTCAAGTTAATTAAAAGACTAAACTCaagcatattttttatatgttagCAAGTTAGCAAAGGTAATAATATGCATGACATTGTCATTTAGTTAATATTAGTTAGCCAGAATAATGCTAACTGGCATATAGGTAAcaactagctagctagatacAGTAGAGAAGACTAGCCATGTGTTCACTGAGCTAAAACTCGTATTTAAATACTATTTTTTATAaaaggaaatataaaatatctttaatatttgataaataaaaagatcagAGATGGCCCTCTTCGCTTTTAGAAAAttttagaaaaaacattttctttaactAGCTAGTTATAAAATGTATTGCTAACAATGTTGTCCTTtaggtttatatatttatattatattagctATCCCAAGGTTCCACAAAGGATCtctctcctcctcatcctctgtCCTTCTTAAAGATTAATAGAAGTAAATGAAGCCGAAAGAGACGTCGATTTAACCTTCAGTGCTGTGTATCTTTATTTTCCTCAGATCATGTGTGTTAAAATGAGTTTAATAAAGTCTGTGCTGTTACAGTCCTGCTGTGCAGAGAGCCATGTGTGAAAGCGACACGGTTTACTTCACACTTTCCGTTCGGCTACGgaacaaatgatttatttatattatcttTACTCTGAAATGATTTTTTCCAGGTTTTCCTTTTAGTCAACGGTGAAAGTCAGTGATTGTTTTACGTTGCTCTCTGTTTCGAACTCTACGTTCAACTCCTGGATCTGTTCTATCTTCGATCTAAAGTGACAGTTGGCTCCCATGACAGAGTGGAGCTGGAGTCTGTGGTTGAGGTGTCTAGAGGTGACATAAGAATGCTGAAGAAACTTCTCCATGTCCTTGACAACACGTCACACCCACCGCATGAGACACTGGACTCCTATGGTAACACGTTCAGATGTAGACTGAGACCACCGAGGACAACCACGGAAGGTCTTTCCTACCAGCAGCCATCAAGCGCTGACACAATGAACACtgactgtatcactgtgttaaatATGTTCACCATCCCagttaataatatttacaatatatacGTCGATATCATACGATGTGCAATATGACCTTAATGCTCAAAAacctttttgtacattttgtatataCAGAATATTTCATATATGCAATTGTCATCATAACCAGCAGATGAACTGCTTAGATTTAAGttatctaaataataataatagtcaatacaacagaaagtgtgtgtgtgtgtgagagagagagagagagagagagagagagagagaaatgaagtgATGGGATTAAAGTGTTTTGatcacactgataaacacaccGTGTACAAAACCTCTCAATAAGAACACACTCACAGGTTTAGGGGTCTTTCGTTAAGAAAGACGTTCATCATCTCgtccatttttattcatttcacctCTTTAGACAGGAAGTCATGTGGAGAATAAACATCGGCTGAATGTGAGATTTaatctgtacatttacattcatcaGAATATATTATAAANNNNNNNNNNNNNNNNNNNNNNNNNNNNNNNNNNNNNNNNNNNNNNNNNNNNNNNNNNNNNNNNNNNNNNNNNNNNNNNNNNNNNNNNNNNNNNNNNNNNNNNNNNNNNNNNNNNNNNNNNNNNNNNNNNNNNNNNNNNNNNNNNNNNNNNNNNNNNNNNNNNNNNNNNNNNNNNNNNNNNNNNNNNNNNNNNNNNNNNNNNNNNNNNNNNNNNNNNNNNNNNNNNNNNNNNNNNNNNNNNNNNNNNNNNNNNNNNNNNNNNNNNNNNNNNNNNNNNNNNNNNNNNNNNNNNNNNNNNNNNNNNNNNNNNNNNNNNNNNNNNNNNNNNNNNNNNNNNNNNNNNNNNNNNNNNNNNNNNNNNNNNNNNNNNNNNNNNNNNNNNNNNNNNNNNNNNNNNNNNNNNNNNNNNNNNNNNNNNNNNNNNNNNNNNNNNNNNNNNNNNNNNNNNNNNNNNNNNNNNNNNNNNNNNNNNNNNNNNNNNNNNNNNNNNNNNNNNNNNNAGAAAAGAAAGTGTGTTCATAGATAAAACCCACAAAAAATCCCAAAACTAGGACACTGACACAGCAGAGACAAACACTGAACAGAGGAGAAAAGACGAGGAAGAAGAAGTCCATTAGAAAGCAGTGACGAGAACGCACGTGAACCACAACACGTCCAAGCAAAGTTCCTGACATGGGCTTTGAAATAAATCTCGTATGAAAAGGAGTCTCGTAAAGGGCCAGTGTGTTTACTACAGGAACAGAGCTAGCAGTAATAATCATGTTCATTACAGGTTGAACTGAACAAAATGGCTTCATACTCATTATTCAGCAGCTTGGAGAATAACACGTGATCCAGcatcttactgttgtgcagaaTGAACTAATGAAGTGAAGGGGCTTTTCACCAAACATTCTGTTAGCTGCATTAtctattgtctgtctgtctgtctgtctgtctgtctgtctgtctgtctgtctgtctgtctgtctgtctgtctgtctgtctgtatcaccCTCTGTATGTCTgactgtctatttgtctgtctgtctgtctgtctgtctgtctgtatcaccctctgtctgtctgtctgtctgactgtatcaccctctgtctgtctgtctttctgtctgtctgtctgtctgtctgtatcaccctctgtctgtctgtatcaccctctgtctgtctgtatcaccctctgtctgtctgtctgtctgtctgtctgactgtatcaccctctgtctgtctgtctgtttgtctgtctgtctgtctgtatcaccctctgtctgtttgtatgt
This genomic window contains:
- the slitrk5b gene encoding SLIT and NTRK-like protein 5, which codes for MKVYVTALSFITISICFSETFDVYEEVCGRLCVCEEKDGISITSCERRGIVSLSEVGSLRFDTHHLFLTGNLLKKLSFDDFSRYEGLRILHLGSNDIAEIETGAFNGLGILKRLHLNNNRIEVLRDDTFTGLESLEYLQVDNNYIRCIESNTFSGLRCLDVLILNDNLLGFLPQNVFQSVSLTHLDLRGNQLKVLPYHGLLEHLSKIVEIQLEENPWNCTCELIGLKGWLESISYTALAGDVVCETPFRLHGRDLDVISKQELCPRRAVAEYEIGAEGFHKPEAIASSNIVRATQPTRSSRQSGKLRTRPTPRVSSSNPKNYGPVAGYQTKPPVSPECPTVCSCNLQISDLGLNVNCQERKIECILDLNPKPYNPKKMYLTGNYISSLHSTDFVDTTGLDLLHLGNNRISVVHSKTFAELHNLRRLYLNGNLIERLTDDMFSGLERLQFLYLEYNVIREIEPATFVQVPNLQLLFLNNNLLKTLPLGVFMGSNLARLNLRNNHLRYVPVDGVLADLTSLVQIDLFENPWDCSCLVVEMKKWLEELSSGTVVNDVICESPTKFSGEDLRSVHPSELCPVVAKSQTSLLPPSEESFPGSTVTLKTTLDYDPLDPTVPLSVLILTLLLIFIATVFVTAGLFTMFKIKRHKKNKSKNTDSRSFDIIYVDRPVAKIRTSAGHIYEYVPTLPVSKCPTDVVLEERYSDFEEQHALSYNSDEELRSIVNSSEFSASNRPSPLRDHNLFYRDILGRSHQGTCRSGLPCNHNTTLYSSDYIAPHYLHSERIQQTVMYMKPNSAEYWELKAQPKFEPDYLEVHEKRTAFSQF